In the genome of Leptospira broomii serovar Hurstbridge str. 5399, the window GCAGCTTCGATATCGCCACCTTGGGATTCGACCCGGTCGGGAATCACGAAGAATGTTGCGCTAATGAGAATCGTCGTTGAGATAAATAATAAGGATTTTTTCATAGGAGTTCGCGTCAGTAAATGGGAAGAATGTTTTGGAAAGAAAAAATTTCAAACCAATTTTTCTAAGATGCAATAATTTTGGTAAATCACGGCTAATTTTGCCGGAAATTATCGTCTCATTGATTTATCGCGTTTAGTGCGATAAACGTTGAATTATGGCCTGACGCTGATTTTTGGGCTCATCAAGAGATTTACTAAAATCTGCAACGTTAGAAATGCAGAAAAACATTGTGAGGAAAATTAATGCAGGAGATCACTCCGCGACCGGCAGCCGAGTTTGCAATATTACCTATTTTTCTAGGAATGCTTTCTTACTTTGTGCTATCGATTTTTGTCATTCTTCTGGTTAGCGTAGATAGCAGTTATAGCCTTTATGCGCAAGAAAAAGGATCTCACGACGATGTTTTTGAATACAAGGTTAAGAAGAACGATACTTTATCCAAAATATCCAAACAATTTTTGGAGGAACCGGGACGCTGGAAGGAATTGCTTAAGTACAATGAGATTCCAAATCCATCCCTAATAAGAGAAGGAATAACCTTAAAAATCCCGGGCTACCTTCGGAAGGATTCGATTCCGGCAGCGCCGGTTCAAACGGTCGTGACACCGACAGCGAATCCGGAAGCGATAGCCGAATTTGTGATTGGTACTGTAGAATCCTCTAAGGATTTCAATCCTGCAACGACTGCAGGAAAATGGGCAAAGATTGCAAAAAACGCGGTGTTCCTAACTGATGAATGGATTCGGACTAAGGATAAATCGTCGTTGCATTTCGCTTTTATTAAGACAGGGATTTCTTTCGAAGTTCGACAAAATTCCGTTTTGAGAATTATTTCTAGTAATAAAACCCAATCCCTTGCGGAATATAAGAACGATACGGTTGAAAATGCGAAAGCAGTCCAGGTCTCTTCCGGATCGCTAGAGTCTTCCGTCCGAGAGAAGGATAAGGGTAAGAAGTATAAACTATTCGTGGTGACTCCCGTCGCCATTGTAGGGGTTAGAGGGACGGAATTTTATGTGGATTCTACGACTCCCGACAAAAGTATAGTGGGATGCTTTCAAGGAGAGTTAGACGTCGGTGCTCAAGGCGTCGTAGTTCATGTTCCTGCCGGATTCGGAACTTCGGTAGAGAAAGGTAAGAAACCTGCGACTCCTACCCCTCTTCCTGATAGAGTCGAAATTCAATAATAGTAATACTGGCAATTGGCTCAATGAAGAAGTCTGGCTTTTAATTTTCGCACCCGTTATGTTGAATTTTTATAATACTTTCGCTGCTATGACAACGGTTTTCATGCTTCTATTTTTAGGACAGCTTGATTCACTTATGGCTCAATCTAAAAAAGATTCCGTAGCAATCCCGCTTTTGTCAATTACTCTTAAATGGGGACAGGTTCTCGGCGTCAAAGGATATTTAGTAGAACTTTCCGAACGATCAGATTTCGCTAATGTTCTCACTTCTCAAACGGTTCTTGATCCGTCGGTATCTTTTGGAGAAGATAAACTTACATTATATGTGCGGATTACTGCTATTGGGATGTCGGGTGCAAAAGGTCCTCCTTCCAGTGTGGTTTCTTTAAAGGAATATTCGGAAAGATTTCGAGAGGAAAGTTACGGGGCGGATAGTTTTATAAATCCGTCGGAACGTTTGGAGATTTTCTTTGGAGATTCTAATTCGAAGAAGGCAGATTCCGCCGGATCGGGAAATAATTCTGAAAGCAGTCCTAAGGCCCACTTACCTCTGAAAACTTTTTTTAGAATCGATAAAGGTGAATGGTTGGAATATAGAGGATCAATTCCGCTAGTAAAGGAGGGCTGGGCTGACGTAGAATTTTACTCCGAAGATATAGTCGGAAACCGAGAAGAGGTCCGAACGATTCGTGTTCTGAAGGACACAACTCCTCCCCAGGTTATCTGGAATCCTAAAGAAATAGGAAGTTCCGGTTTACCTGAATACCATTCAGGAGAGTCGATAAACTTTGCAATTCAAGAAGCCGGTTCAGGGATTCGCTATCTTGAGGCGGAAATAAAATCCGAGTCCCCTAACGGGCGAAAAGTCGGTGTGCGACGGATTCGAGAATTCGAGGGTTCGCCTCCTGCTTTTAAAGGAGAATATAAAATACCGGAGTCGCTACAGGAAGGTATTTGGATTTTACGGTGGATTTCTGAAGACAAGGCAGGAAATAAAAAATCGGGGGAATTCCCCCTCATGGTCGACCAGAAAGGTCCGACTTGTGAAATCGTGCTACCGGGCCTTCGCAAGGAAGACGATATATTTTTGTTAAACAGCAAATCCGAAGTATATTTGTTTTGCTCCGACGAATATAGCGGAGTTAAGGAAATAAAAGTCTCGATTCAAGGTTCGGCGACAAAGGAATTTCTATATACTGCCCCCTTTCACTTACCGGTAGGAAAATCAACACTATCGATTCGAGCAGTAGATCATGTGGGAAATATGAGTGATTTTTCCTATAAAATCGAAGTCCTGAATCCGAATTGGGAAAAAAATGGCACCAAGCTTCAGCTAAAACAGTAGCATCGTTAATAAACTCGCATGCGAGAGAGAGAATAATCCCGGTGTAGATCCTGCCGTATTTTCGGCGTTAATAAAGCCGTGTGTGAGCTCCTGCTGAGGTAAGTTGGCGGCCCCCACCCTGATTTGGGTGGAGGAGGAGGGCTAGTGGGAGAAACCCGCGTTTCGTATATCACAAATATTTGCTATTCGCAATGAAAATGGGTAAATCTGCCGGAATTGTTATTACCCAAACTTGTTTCGATGTTATGAACAAAAGAAAGAAAAGCCTCTACCGGATAATTCAGCAGAAATGATTCAAGAAAAGCCGCAACTGCTATGGCGATCCACGCGCGATCCCCTGCTCCTTTTGTCAAAATAAACTCCCGAATAGAAAGGAAAGCTCAATAGTAAAAGGAAACACTGAGCGATCAGCTCAAGAATCGGGAGATAGAATAAGTTGGAATTAAAAAGAAAGGATGCAAGAGCAGAATCCTTGAAAACGTTTAGAGTAGCGTGACAACCGAGAACTTTGGTTACACCACCCGACTCTTGTTTCCAAGAGCCGGGCTGTTTTTGTCGTGTTCGAGTAAACTCGAACGTTGATTCTCCTTAAAAAGGAGGTGATCCAGCCGCACCTTCCGATACGGCTACCTTGTTACGACTTCACCCCCTTTACGAGTTTCACCTTAGTAGTCTGTCTCCTTACGGTTAACAAAGACCACTTCGGGTGCTCCCCACTCAGGTGGTGTGACGGGCGGTGTGTACAAGGTCCGGGAACGTATTCACCGCGGCATGCTGATCCGCGATTACTAGCGATTCCGACTTCATGGGGTCGAGTTGCAGACCCCAATCCGAACTGGGACCGACTTTTAGAGATTAGCTCCCTCTTGCGAGTTGGCGACCCTCTGTATCGGCCATTGTAGCACGTGTGTGGCCCTGGACATAAAGGCCATGAGGATTTGACGTCATCCCCG includes:
- a CDS encoding LysM peptidoglycan-binding domain-containing protein codes for the protein MQEITPRPAAEFAILPIFLGMLSYFVLSIFVILLVSVDSSYSLYAQEKGSHDDVFEYKVKKNDTLSKISKQFLEEPGRWKELLKYNEIPNPSLIREGITLKIPGYLRKDSIPAAPVQTVVTPTANPEAIAEFVIGTVESSKDFNPATTAGKWAKIAKNAVFLTDEWIRTKDKSSLHFAFIKTGISFEVRQNSVLRIISSNKTQSLAEYKNDTVENAKAVQVSSGSLESSVREKDKGKKYKLFVVTPVAIVGVRGTEFYVDSTTPDKSIVGCFQGELDVGAQGVVVHVPAGFGTSVEKGKKPATPTPLPDRVEIQ
- a CDS encoding S-layer protein; the protein is MLLFLGQLDSLMAQSKKDSVAIPLLSITLKWGQVLGVKGYLVELSERSDFANVLTSQTVLDPSVSFGEDKLTLYVRITAIGMSGAKGPPSSVVSLKEYSERFREESYGADSFINPSERLEIFFGDSNSKKADSAGSGNNSESSPKAHLPLKTFFRIDKGEWLEYRGSIPLVKEGWADVEFYSEDIVGNREEVRTIRVLKDTTPPQVIWNPKEIGSSGLPEYHSGESINFAIQEAGSGIRYLEAEIKSESPNGRKVGVRRIREFEGSPPAFKGEYKIPESLQEGIWILRWISEDKAGNKKSGEFPLMVDQKGPTCEIVLPGLRKEDDIFLLNSKSEVYLFCSDEYSGVKEIKVSIQGSATKEFLYTAPFHLPVGKSTLSIRAVDHVGNMSDFSYKIEVLNPNWEKNGTKLQLKQ